In Paenibacillus sp. FSL M7-0420, a single genomic region encodes these proteins:
- a CDS encoding aldo/keto reductase family protein, protein MKYRRLGGTGLKVSEISLGSWLTYGGYVEQDNAVKAIETAYSLGINFFDTANVYEKGAAEKVLGATLSSYPRESYVLATKVFGVMGDGPNDRGLSRKHITEQCHASLKRLGAEYVDLLYCHRYDSETPIEETLRALDDLVRQGKVLYVGVSEWTAAQMTEALAVADRYLLDHIVVNQPVYNMFERYIEKEIIPLGQRKGIGQVVFSPLAQGLLTGKYSSVSEIPADSRAARIDWMRKGITEEKLTKVQELGKIAAELDISVGNLALAWILRQPNVSSALVGASRPEQVEENVKASGIELNEGILTRIDEIIG, encoded by the coding sequence ATGAAATACCGCAGATTAGGTGGAACCGGACTGAAGGTCAGTGAGATCAGCCTGGGAAGCTGGTTGACCTACGGAGGATATGTGGAACAGGACAATGCCGTTAAGGCCATTGAAACCGCTTACTCCCTGGGCATTAATTTTTTTGATACCGCGAATGTCTATGAGAAGGGGGCGGCGGAAAAGGTGCTGGGAGCTACCCTAAGCAGCTATCCGCGCGAATCCTACGTGCTGGCGACCAAGGTGTTCGGGGTAATGGGCGACGGTCCCAATGACCGCGGCCTGTCCCGGAAGCATATTACCGAGCAATGCCACGCCAGCCTGAAGCGGCTGGGTGCTGAATATGTAGATTTGCTCTACTGTCACCGGTATGATTCGGAGACCCCGATCGAAGAGACACTGCGGGCGCTGGATGATCTGGTCCGTCAGGGCAAGGTGCTCTATGTGGGAGTCAGTGAATGGACGGCGGCGCAGATGACCGAAGCTCTTGCGGTTGCCGACCGTTATCTGCTGGATCATATCGTGGTCAATCAGCCGGTCTATAATATGTTTGAACGTTATATCGAGAAGGAGATTATCCCGCTTGGGCAGCGCAAGGGAATCGGACAAGTCGTATTCTCCCCGCTTGCTCAAGGTCTGCTGACCGGCAAATACAGCTCGGTCTCCGAGATTCCGGCAGACAGCCGGGCTGCCCGGATCGACTGGATGCGCAAAGGAATTACGGAGGAGAAGCTTACGAAGGTTCAGGAGCTGGGCAAGATTGCGGCTGAACTGGATATCTCTGTAGGCAATCTGGCGCTGGCCTGGATTCTGCGCCAGCCTAATGTATCGAGTGCCCTGGTCGGTGCTAGCCGCCCTGAGCAGGTGGAGGAGAATGTGAAGGCTTCCGGCATCGAGCTGAATGAGGGTATACTGACACGGATTGATGAAATTATCGGTTAA
- a CDS encoding TetR/AcrR family transcriptional regulator — MPKIVDHSERKSNIAEATWRVIIRQGIKGATVRNIAAEAGVSLGALRHYFSTQQELLEFAMNLVKERVTARIVDIMQSELPLREQIMRVLLELIPTDDSSMAEMEVWFAFTFHLKTAGEMPAELNDAIYPLTVQIIDYLNQQGLLKPGLDKDDEAERLYALIDGLALHAMLEPDRMNKQRVTRVLNVHLESICRSGVER, encoded by the coding sequence ATGCCAAAAATTGTAGATCATTCCGAACGAAAATCGAATATTGCCGAAGCCACCTGGCGGGTCATTATCCGGCAGGGAATCAAAGGGGCAACAGTGCGAAATATTGCTGCCGAGGCGGGCGTATCCTTGGGCGCGCTGCGCCATTATTTCTCTACCCAGCAGGAATTACTGGAGTTTGCTATGAATCTGGTGAAGGAGCGCGTAACAGCGAGAATTGTGGACATTATGCAGTCGGAGCTTCCTCTACGGGAGCAGATTATGCGGGTGCTGCTGGAACTGATCCCCACCGACGACAGCAGCATGGCTGAGATGGAGGTATGGTTCGCCTTTACCTTCCATCTCAAGACTGCCGGGGAGATGCCTGCTGAGCTTAATGATGCGATCTATCCGCTGACTGTCCAAATTATTGACTATCTGAATCAGCAGGGGCTCCTCAAGCCGGGGCTGGATAAGGACGATGAGGCCGAGCGGCTGTATGCCCTGATTGACGGCCTGGCCCTTCATGCCATGCTTGAGCCTGACCGGATGAATAAACAACGTGTGACCCGGGTGCTGAATGTTCACCTGGAGTCTATCTGCAGAAGTGGAGTGGAACGGTAG